The Rhodocytophaga rosea genome has a segment encoding these proteins:
- a CDS encoding sensor histidine kinase, producing MFKNISRTRQIIVGLSLSVAVFILLILFSFKVYRTLNNSFDKVEHTYTVINEIESLSYHLMQASLNEVEYSVSNNGGFLHNFIISYQMVQKKLHRLDSLTKADKPQQARLKLLNEIVTEREKILLDHINKVSLPQELPVDIIIQSARVFQQKATEVIEEIKIQEHKALLLRKQEAAFQHQTAFYLDIFAGLGALILVAITLILIIKDNRARERAEEELRKLNDNKDKFFSIVSHDLRGPAANIVKLSEFLLGPDEMLDNQMRREMAQHLNFSSQKLYKLLENLLSWAKLQMNRVDIKPFQVDLHKLASENITQISTLAADKKIQVVNEIPAHISAFADEKMCETVMRNLVVNAIKFTNTGGHIKISASEKESAVEISVVDSGVGMKKESVERLFNLGTHFSSKGTANEPGSGLGLILCREFVEKNKGKIWAESEVNKGSTFTFSLPKNILAFESIK from the coding sequence ATGTTTAAAAATATTTCACGCACCCGCCAGATAATTGTAGGCCTCTCTTTATCGGTAGCCGTATTTATTTTGCTGATCTTATTTTCATTTAAGGTTTATCGCACCCTGAATAATAGTTTCGACAAAGTAGAACATACTTACACGGTTATAAATGAAATAGAATCATTGTCGTATCATCTCATGCAGGCTTCACTCAATGAAGTAGAATACAGTGTGTCGAATAACGGGGGATTTCTGCATAATTTTATTATTTCTTATCAGATGGTGCAAAAAAAGTTACACCGTTTAGATTCCCTTACAAAAGCTGATAAGCCTCAGCAAGCCCGTTTAAAATTACTCAATGAAATTGTTACGGAGCGTGAAAAGATCCTTCTCGACCATATAAATAAAGTTTCTTTGCCACAAGAACTGCCTGTGGATATTATTATCCAGAGTGCCAGGGTATTTCAGCAAAAGGCGACTGAAGTTATTGAAGAAATAAAAATCCAGGAGCACAAAGCTTTGCTGCTTCGCAAACAGGAAGCCGCCTTCCAGCATCAGACAGCTTTCTATCTAGACATATTTGCAGGATTAGGAGCCCTCATTCTGGTAGCTATTACGCTTATTCTTATTATAAAAGACAATCGTGCACGAGAACGTGCTGAAGAAGAACTTCGCAAACTCAATGATAACAAAGATAAATTCTTTTCTATTGTAAGCCATGATCTGAGAGGACCTGCAGCTAACATCGTAAAATTATCAGAATTTTTACTCGGTCCAGACGAAATGCTTGACAACCAGATGCGTAGGGAAATGGCACAACACCTCAACTTTTCTTCTCAAAAATTATATAAACTCTTAGAAAACCTGCTAAGCTGGGCTAAACTGCAAATGAACCGGGTTGACATTAAACCTTTCCAGGTAGACTTGCATAAACTGGCTTCAGAAAATATTACCCAGATATCTACACTGGCTGCTGACAAGAAGATTCAGGTAGTAAACGAAATTCCTGCACATATATCTGCCTTCGCTGATGAAAAGATGTGTGAAACGGTGATGCGAAACTTGGTTGTTAATGCCATTAAATTTACGAATACTGGTGGGCATATTAAAATCAGTGCTTCTGAGAAAGAGAGTGCTGTTGAAATTTCTGTTGTTGATTCCGGAGTAGGCATGAAAAAAGAAAGTGTAGAGAGGTTATTCAATCTGGGTACTCATTTCTCTTCTAAAGGCACTGCCAATGAACCTGGTTCGGGCCTGGGATTGATTTTATGCCGGGAATTTGTAGAGAAAAACAAAGGCAAAATATGGGCTGAGAGCGAAGTGAACAAGGGTTCTACCTTTACTTTTTCATTGCCTAAAAACATATTAGCCTTTGAATCAATCAAATAA